Part of the Streptomyces sp. NBC_00457 genome, GATCGGCTGGGCCACGCAGTCCCGGATGGACCGTCAGTGGCAGCTACTGTCCCGGCTGTCCGGGCACTTCCTGGACGTCGTCGCGGGGCTGCCCACCCTGAAGGTGTTCGGGCGGGCCAAGGTGCAGGCCGACTCGATCCGGCGCATCACCGGCGAGTACCGGCAGGCGACCATGCGCACCCTGCGGATCGCCTTCCTCTCCTCCTTCGCTCTGGAGTTGCTCGCCACGATCTCCGTGGCCCTGGTCGCGGTGACGATCGGCATGCGGCTCGTCCACGGCGAGATGGACCTCTACATCGGTCTGGTCATCCTGGTGCTCGCACCTGAGGCCTATCTGCCGCTGCGACAGGTGGGGGCGCAGTACCACGCGGCGGCGGAGGGGCTTGCGGCCGCCGAGGAGATCTTTGCGGTGCTGGAGACGCCGGTGCCGGCGTCGGGAACCGCTGCCGTGCCGACCGGGCCATTGCGCTTCGAGGGCGTCACCGTCCGGTACCCCGGCCGGTCCATGGACGCCGTGTCCGAGGCGTCCTTCGCCGTCGAGTCCGGAGAGACGGTCGCACTCGTCGGGCCGAGCGGCGCGGGCAAGTCGACGCTGCTGCACGTCCTGCTGGCGTTCGTACGACCCACTGAGGGACGTGTGTTGCTCGGGGGAGTCGATCTCACCGAGGTCGACCTCGAGGAGTGGCGGTCGCGGATCGCCTGGGTGCCGCAGCGGCCCCATCTGTACGCCGGGACGATCGCCGAGAACGTACGGCTGGCGCGTCCCGACGCGGACGACACAGACGTACGGCAGGCGCTTCGGGATGCAGGAGCCCTGCAGTTCGTGGACGCGCTGCCCGAAGGTCTGGACACCTTGCTCGGCGAGGACGGGGCCGGGCTGTCCGCCGGTCAGCGGCAGCGGCTCGCGCTCGCCCGTGCCTTCCTCGCGGACCGGCCTGTGCTGTTGCTCGACGAGCCGACGGCCGCGCTGGACGGGGAGACCGAGGGCGAGGTCGTGGAGGCGGTGCGGCGCCTGGCCGTGGGACGGACAGTGCTGCTCGTGGTGCATCGGCCGGCGTTGCTGAGCGTCGCGGATCGGGTCGTGCGGTTGGAAGAAGTCACGGCCTGCGCTTCTGTGGACGCCGAGGTCGTGTCCAAGGGAGCGGTGGCTCACCGCATCGAGGAAGCAGCGGCGGACGACCTCGTCGCCGAGCCGGAGACGGAGGTCCCGACGACCGCCGGCGGCGTACTCGCCCGCGTCCGCGCCATGGCCCGCGCCCACCGTGGACGTCTCGCCCTCGCCCTGCTGCTCGGAAGCCTCGCTCTCGGGAGTGCCGTCGGGCTCATGGCCACCTCCGGATGGCTCATCTCTCGGGCCTCGCAGCAGCCGCCGGTGCTGTATCTGATGGTCGCGGTGACGGCGACACGGGCCTTCGGCATCGGGCGCGCCGTTTTCCGGTATGCCGAGCGGCTGGTGTCGCACGACGCCGTGCTGCGGATGCTGGCCGATACGCGGGTCGCCGTGTACCGGCGGCTGGAGCGGCTGGCGCCCGCGGGACTGCGCCGGACCCGGCGGGGCGACCTGCTGTCGCGGCTCGTCTCCGACGTGGACGCCCTGCAGGACTACTGGCTGCGCTGGCTGCTGCCCGCCGGTGCCGCCGTCGCCGTGTCCGCCGCCTCGGTCGGATTCACAGCCTGGCTGCTGCCCGAGGCCGGTGTCGCGCTCGCCGTCGGGCTGTTGGCGGCCGGAGCCGGTGTCCCGCTGCTCACCGGAGCCGTCGCC contains:
- the cydD gene encoding thiol reductant ABC exporter subunit CydD; translation: MKPIDPRLLRYARATRLFLLSVVGLGAVGAVLVIAQAMLIAEVVVGAFQHRLSVGELSTPLLLLVAVALGRATVAWLTELAAHRASAAVKSELRRRLLERAGALGPGWLSGQRTGSLVALATRGVDALDDYFSRYLPQLGLAVVVPVAVLARIVTEDWVSAAIIVGTLPLIPIFMMLIGWATQSRMDRQWQLLSRLSGHFLDVVAGLPTLKVFGRAKVQADSIRRITGEYRQATMRTLRIAFLSSFALELLATISVALVAVTIGMRLVHGEMDLYIGLVILVLAPEAYLPLRQVGAQYHAAAEGLAAAEEIFAVLETPVPASGTAAVPTGPLRFEGVTVRYPGRSMDAVSEASFAVESGETVALVGPSGAGKSTLLHVLLAFVRPTEGRVLLGGVDLTEVDLEEWRSRIAWVPQRPHLYAGTIAENVRLARPDADDTDVRQALRDAGALQFVDALPEGLDTLLGEDGAGLSAGQRQRLALARAFLADRPVLLLDEPTAALDGETEGEVVEAVRRLAVGRTVLLVVHRPALLSVADRVVRLEEVTACASVDAEVVSKGAVAHRIEEAAADDLVAEPETEVPTTAGGVLARVRAMARAHRGRLALALLLGSLALGSAVGLMATSGWLISRASQQPPVLYLMVAVTATRAFGIGRAVFRYAERLVSHDAVLRMLADTRVAVYRRLERLAPAGLRRTRRGDLLSRLVSDVDALQDYWLRWLLPAGAAVAVSAASVGFTAWLLPEAGVALAVGLLAAGAGVPLLTGAVARRAERRLAPARGVLATRVADLLTGTAELTVAGALPARTAEVRRADGMLTRIASRAATATALGDGLTALVSGLTVAATALVGAQAVADGRLGGIAMAVVVLTPLAAFEAVLGMPLAVRFRQRVRRSAERVYDVLDAPEPVQEPEQPRQAPASPFPVVVKGLAARHTGQDRDALAGLDLTLAEGRRIAVVGPSGSGKTTLAQVLLRFLDADAGSYTLGGVDAGALDGDDVRRLVGLCAQDAHLFDSSVRENLLLARKDATEGELRDALKRARLLDWADSLPDGLDTLVGEHGARLSGGQWQRLALARALLADFPVLVLDEPAEHLDLPTADALTADLLAATEGRTTLLITHRLAGLETVDEVIVLEEGRVAQRGTYAELAVVKGPLRRMAEREAESELLVGVH